In Flavobacterium enshiense, the genomic stretch GAAAGCTGAAGAAAACAAAACAGAGGAAAACAAAACAGAGGAAAATAAAACAGAAGAAAACAAAAATTAAAAATTACTAATAACTATTCTAACAATGAAACAATTAAAAACTTTACTTATCGCTGCAGCATTGTTCATCGGTGCAAACCAAACTATTTCAGCACAAGCAAAAGTAGCTCATATCGATGTTCAGGAGCTAATGACTAACATGCCAGAAATGAAAACAGCTCAGGCTCAGGTTAAAAAGATAAGCGAAACTTATGACAACGAATACAAAACCATGGTAACTGAGTACCAGAACAAAATGAAAAAATACGAATCAGAAGCATCAACAGTTACTGAAGCCGTAAACGAAACCCGTGCAAAAGAAATGCAGGATATGGGACAGCGTATCCAACAATACAGAGATACTGCTCAGAAAGAATTACAGCAAAAAGAAATGGACCTTGTAAAACCAATCATGGACAAAGCTAAGGCAGCTATTCAGAAAGTAGCAAAAGTTAAAGGTTTCCAATATGTACTTGATGCGACTCCAGGTAGTGGTGTAATCGTAGCAGAAGGTCCAAGCTTATTGACTGACGTTAAAAAAGAATTAGGATTCTAATAAAATTTTCCTAAATACGAAAAACTGCTCTAAATTTAGAGCAGTTTTTTTTACATTTGTTTTATGAGCAGCAATAAACCTATAGGCATCTTCGACTCTGGCATTGGCGGTACATCCATCTGGAAGGAAATTCACAGCCTTATGCCCAACGAAAACACTATTTACCTTTCAGACAGTAAAAACGCTCCTTACGGACAACGTCCCAAAGAGGAAATAATTGCGTTGAGTTGCAAAAACACAGAGATGTTATTAGATCTAGGATGCAAATTAATAGTGGTCGCCTGTAATACTGCCACGACAAATGCTATTAAAGAACTACGCGCCAAATATGACGTTCCTTTTATAGGAATTGAACCGGCTATTAAACCGGCCGCAAATCAATCGAAGACACAAACCATCGGTATTTTGGCAACCAAAGGAACCATTAACAGCGAACTTTTTAGCAAAGCGGTTGCCTCCCACTCGAACGTCAAAATTATCGAGCAAATTGGTCACGGGCTTGTTCAATTGGTTGAACAAGGCAAAATAGATTCGCCTGAAAT encodes the following:
- a CDS encoding OmpH family outer membrane protein, producing MKQLKTLLIAAALFIGANQTISAQAKVAHIDVQELMTNMPEMKTAQAQVKKISETYDNEYKTMVTEYQNKMKKYESEASTVTEAVNETRAKEMQDMGQRIQQYRDTAQKELQQKEMDLVKPIMDKAKAAIQKVAKVKGFQYVLDATPGSGVIVAEGPSLLTDVKKELGF
- the murI gene encoding glutamate racemase, which encodes MSSNKPIGIFDSGIGGTSIWKEIHSLMPNENTIYLSDSKNAPYGQRPKEEIIALSCKNTEMLLDLGCKLIVVACNTATTNAIKELRAKYDVPFIGIEPAIKPAANQSKTQTIGILATKGTINSELFSKAVASHSNVKIIEQIGHGLVQLVEQGKIDSPEMTSLLEEYLKPMIAANIDYLVLGCTHYPYLIPQIKKIIPDHIKIIDSGEAVAKQTQNILIKNNLLNSSDETKKQIFYANSDSTVLKDILGFNDNVFERDF